DNA from Rosa rugosa chromosome 6, drRosRugo1.1, whole genome shotgun sequence:
ACAACAACTTTCTAGGTTTTGCAGTTATTGAAGTTTATTTCTAACCATGGTTTTCCTACTTTGATGTAGTGGTTAATGAAGTGAGACAATAGAATATATATACCTTTGACATTGTGTTTTACAATGTTGGGCAATAGAACCAGTTTAAAAGATATTGTTGTTATGTTgtacagacaacagtttttttatttgatttttttgtgCTCAATtgtcagacaatggttttctggtgaAATTGCATTGTTTGAGATTGGATAACAAGACATACATTCTGGATATTgcatctaacaaaaacctaTCAATCAATGCATCCACAAACACATCCAATATTGATACCAAAAGCTTTCCATTAAATCCAACAAGATCTACAATATTCCATCAGCAGTAGGTTCATCCCAATATTAACACATACTAACCTTGCCTATATACTTAAAGGCCAAAAACATAAACTTGTCGATAAATGTGTCCAATGCACATTAACCATGCCTATATATACCTAAAGAGTCTAAATACCAAAACAGATAAAGGTAAGAGGATCTCCACAACACTTCAGTTCCTATTAGCAGCTGCAACATCTATTGGCTTCAAACCCTCCTGTGGTGCAATAACAAGTCTATCAATTAGTAAAAGGACAGAAATCATGATTGTTGCCTTATAAGGTTTCACTCATAATAATCTATTGAACATAAGCAAATATCTAACTACAAAGCAATCTGGTTATAAGTTTAAGCTTTGTGAAGCATTTCCCAACAAATATCTAACCAAAGCAGTCCATAATAATATGTGGATATGTTCAATAATATATATGTGTTTATGTGTATCTAACAAAATATCCAAGTTATATATAGCTTCAGAAGCTATTGAATACAAGATTAGTAACTAAACTAATTATAATAAGCACTCTGGTAGGACTTCATACCAGTGCTTCTGTGACCTTGCAAAATGTTATAAAATCCTGGCCACCTGTCAGTACAAACCTTCAAGGCCCACTCATGATCTGATTACCATATCTGCCAAATACAACATAAATATTATCATTTTAAGAAGTTGAAACGGGATCGTAAAAGATACATTAGAAGAGGAAAGTTTGTTCATCCTCTCATGTCCATAAAAGAGTCTCAAGAGTCGCAATTATATCAGCATTATAtaaggaagatgatgatgagtacTAAGTCCTGGTTTACAAAATCAAGTATCaagtaaaagaaaaatgacTTCAGTTATTTAGTGAGAACATCTCTATCAGAAACAATCGGACTTTGAATCACACAGCAAGACTTAAATTAATGTATTGAGCAGGTGTCAGcataagaaataaaaaaagcaaACAACAATTCTTCTATGCTTTAACACTAGAAACAATCCACATCAGTCCATATGCTGTaactaaaataataacaaaccatatatattaatatagaTTAAGATCTACACTATCAATTTAAATGCAAAGCAATCTCTTGTCTATGAAAGAGAAAATACAAAATGCATCATGTGCTCCACAACCAAAGAGATTTTAATCCAAACTGTGGTTTTCATAAATACTTTTAATGCCAGACTGTTCATAGATCCTGTATTTCAATCCTGATTGTATTATATTCATTACAAAAATGCATCTAATTTTCACTACTTTTGTACTCTAAAGACTGTTCACTGTGTAACCTATGTGTTTGTAGTCATACAAAAGAAGCCTTCACTTACCAATCTCATTGCCAGCTTTTGCAGAAGCAGGATATAGGACTTTGCCTTTGTCTTTCCTATTCTTAGGGAGCTCTGAAGCCAAAACCTTGGCTGTTGCTGAAGATTACAGTTTACAAAAGAAAACGtatcaaaaacaaaagatagaaTAAGTGATCCCACAATATTGGGTCATcttgaacaaaagaaaataacaataaacCACTTGGTGCAAATGCATAGATTCTATCGTCTCACTTCCAAGTAAAAGAAATGCAAGACAAATGTCAGGATGAAAAGCTATCCCCAGTGTAGCAACTAACTACCACCAAAACGAAGTGGCTGAAGGGCCACCTGGAAGtatcaaaatcaaactaagcAATCCAAAACCCATCAGGTTTCAATAGAATCTAACTCCAGCACAATAAAACCTTTGCAGGCCTACTCAATGCATTTTCATTTGGAGAAATTTCAGTTTAATAGTAATCTCCAGTACTTTCCAAATAGTCTTAATGCCATGATGTTTTCTTTTGGGTCTTCTAATTGACTGAAGGAAGCATAAGAGGCAGTACTACTATGTGTACAGAATTAGATGCTTTCCTAGAGTAATGTAGAAGCATGACATAATCACCTTTTGATGGCACAAAGACAAGACTGAGGGATTTCTTTGATGACTGCAGTACTTCCTCAAAGACACTTGTTGTACCAGCCCCCACGACACCTACCTTAACACTTGGAGTTCCGGGCAGCCCTAAAGACAAAGAAGAAGCTTGCTCTCATTTTGGAGAATAGAAATGATCCAAAATGATCATGGAGGAATGGAATATAAAGGACCTTTTCTCTGTAATTCTTCTGGGCACCATAAAATTTTACAGAAATTAACCAAACTACAGAGTAATCGTTCAAACTAAACTCCCAAATTTGAAATTTCACATAAAGGGGAGATCTTTCTTAATGTTGACAACTCGAGAATAGTTTCAAAACCAGAGAAAATACTGAAATTGAGATCCCATAGAAAGTCCTTTCACATCACAAACTAAATAAAGATCATATGTCGATGCAAAATGCATGCTAATCATAGATTATACTGAATTTTGGGATGTAGAGGTGAACTTGAAGCAAAGAAAAGATTCATACACAGTGAGCAATGACGTAAAAAAGACACACTAGTACACCTTAAAGAAACCTGAAGCAATTGAGTCTTCCAATATTGACTGAGAATAGGTGAAGCAAGCTTTCCGAACACGTACATATTAAGAAAAACATAACAAAGATTCAATTTGACAATCAAAACAGTAGAACAAGTATCTAATCAATAATTCagctttttaaaagaaaaatatagatTCAATCATTTCTGTCACTTTCTACAAAACCATTTGCTACTTTGCTAGCACTCTCAACAAAACCATTACTCCATTTTCATTTTACAACAAATCAACCAGCtatattacaactaggtcagtCCACTACAACAAAtcagcagaaaaagaaaaaatagcagTGAACAATAGAACAAAGAATCAGTAAATGTGAGAATTGACAAATATGAGATGAATACCGTTTGGAAGCATTGACAATAAGTAGAACTTTCCCCTTGTACACACTAAGATCCGCATCATTGCCATTAGCATCCTGCATTAACAAATATAACAAGTCAACCATCAAAGGGACTGCAAACTGATTGAATATGAAGCTTGACCTTGACAGTGAGATCATAAATTGAATATCACTAGTCGCATCATTCCTGAATAGCAGTTAATAGAAGTCTTACTTAAAACCCAAAGACTACTAGAGTTAGAAAACTAGAaaatttacacacacacacatataaatatatatagaaaatttACACatacacataaatatatatatagtaccTCGTTAACAAAGAAAAACCCTAGATTTGAAATAAAATCGAATCGAATTAAAGAACCCAGAGGTTTCCTTACATTTTCTCGACTACGCAGCTGTCTTAGAAAGAGTGGTTCTTGAATTGGGTATGGGGACTTGGATTTTCTTGATGAATCCATAGTACCTGAACCCACAAATTCACACAATAGTAAGAGAAGGAGGCacagagaaaacaaaaatagatgATGAAAATCTGCGATTAatcaaaaatgaaagaaatacGCAATAAAAAAATTGCAAAATTCAAAGAGGAGAAAGGAATGGCGGTGAAGATGAAGCAATTTGATCGTTCTCACGGTGGAGGAAATCGTATGACTTAATCTTTTATGTTCTGAGGCTGAGGAGGAAGAGAATCGAACGGAATCCGTCACTGCGGTGGTCGATTGGCAGTCGCTGGTCACTgggtgagagagagatagagagaggcgAGAGCTCGGGTGTTTTGGTCAAATGGAGAGGGAAAAGttaaatttttgatttttgtgtGTTGAAGTGGTATGTCAACCCTAGCTAAAACTCAGCTTGTatcgaaaaataaaaaaataaaaaaaaatccctaaaattcagacaacatcaaataaGGTGCATTGTCTGAAACTAATGTGACAACAGACAAATTAAAAACTATTGTGTGAAACACtcaaatcagacaacatctttcaaCAGACATTGACTTAAAagatatcagacaacagacacctaataacagttgtgtgattgaaaacaatcagacaacagcaaaaatcagccattgtataaatgaaccttggacaacatcacataataactgttgtctgaattaattcattcagacaacatcaaaaaaatcaaccattgtctgaaatgctattacacaagaggtaagaaaaaaccATTGTTTGATTCAAAAACTTAGACGAtagaatatttcttgctgtcgtctaattatttcagacgacagttaaaatgtttgctgttgtctgatatgtgttgtctgattccgaaattggcgTAGtgacgtttcgagaccatacatgtctgcatctccccctgatgactacggtcatgagagttcagataacttccgcaaatgatgctaccaacatgtttcttgaaagtggaatttaggcaatgatgtatccttggtgttgtcgcttttgatgtagtcttgcttcatttgttcaaaataagcagcattatcctaaatgctcataggctcatctatggtagactttaaaccacaattgttcaaacatgcgtaattatggatccaatccatatacattcacgaaccacatcgtgaagagcaataatcactgcattgttcgaagatatagcgtctagggtctattctgtagacctccaagatatcatggtctttacccatggtgaacacttaaccagtttgggaatgacctttgtgtgggtaagagagatacccaatatcagcaaaaccttccaaaacacatgttgttttgggatggggatagtggacgcaagccagtgttggcggcgttcctggtgtgtgatgggtccgaatccatcatctctctgtagggatagaacaagcccatatcaatcgtacatctcaagtaccgaaagatatcttttacacaaatctaatggcgtcgtgttggcgcagagctatatcttagataacaagtttactgcaaatgagatgtctgatcttgtgcattgagctaagtacaataatgcgcctattgtacttaagtagggcacttttgcctctagcacatcttcgtcatcatccttcggacgaagatgatcattttcaagatcaagactacggacgatcatgggggtgcttgaaggcttgactttgtcaaaatgcctaagcatctatcaacacaatgctcaagttccaaaccgagacataatcgtgttctcctaaaatccttcatctcaaactcggatttcaagtgttcagtggtttcccttaactctttaagggcttccaatgaagatcatgtccaacatgaacctcGATAGAATCCGAAAATTGTTATGGAAacacgtgggcatatcccttcccaatcaagtagtcactttagtgagcacttcaacctctttgtaaaacgcgctccgtggtctagagccacttgacttgggtaaatgaagttcaccatgaaccttgaTGTAttttccgtatctagatccccatatagatacgtagtgaccacatttgtaagctgcatgttcagttatttggaaactaccaaactgacagggtaatGGAGTACactgacatccattacgagagaatatgtctcatcgtagtcgattccagggcgttttgtgagaagccttgcgccataaggcgagattgccatctctttttctcatcacgctttctaacgaagacccgtTAGTCAataagttttatgttaggaggtgttggcatcactggctcaaaaaccttcatctttgttagagaattcaacttaacctggatcacatctttccatttaggccaaatttctctacgttggcattcattcatcaacggagtgtggttcaatatcatcagactcaacaaactcatgcacaacgaaatgcgcaactacatcatcagttatgatggagtttctatcccacgtcttatgtacactagtgtaattttcatagagctctatattctcaggaataggttctgacgtcgagacgtcccccaacgataaccataacccgaaagatactcatgagacggattttgagtgtcgatgatcaaaggattggagtgtgtcaaagtatcattcgaacccacgggcctcccatgcatcctagctggggccatggcctataacgccagagtaccactctctttggcgttggcgccatgcctacctccttgtagggtggcgctacgtcctctcgtagggacgttcatccttgcaggcatatttgcagcaaatatgtgtgatctcgtcactttaacagggatcgagatgagacatagtggggacagaccacgacaattcatgtcgttcctgttgaacatccgtgtttttatcttcccctaacgacgggaagactgtctcatcaaagtgacaatccgcaaatctagcggtaagaagatcgcctagcaagggcattaagtggcggacgattgttggaatctcaaatccaacgtagtttcccattcgtctgtaaggacccatcatagtgcgctgtggcagcgcaattggctcataaatggcacactcaaatatgcgtaagtacgatactggtacccagtcactagctgtaacgcagtgatagattgagtggtggtgggtcgtagacaaattagcatagctgcatgcgatattgcatcaccccaagcggatatagggagattggtgcgcattaccaatgtacggactaccatcgtagtcgtttccgcgagaccatttgggtgtgtttatgggaatatgatgtccaacatcagtctcattgcaataaccatcgaaagtcttcgatgtaaactctctagcaatgtcaaatccaattgactgaataggatgatccaggGAGTGAgctcgttgtcatatgatatgtgctaggagtgtagcataagcagcatttacaggtggacaatggcacaacacgcgACCAgggtgtcaaccaacatcatgagatatttaaacgtccgcaagttggttgaattagtccacagaatccccatggattctatgtaagaacagaatgagtattttcatatcctttgcataggacggtctcagtcctaatttccctaaggaacgggctttgtaaaacgagcgagaggccttagaagcaaccaatgaagattttggttgggcctaagcgtctgagacgctatttgaagcaaagttggtgattgcagcatcaccttgggcgccatcaccatgatggacgctatccatggcgtcatggatagggactgtgccagccctaggctggtggtggactgtggcggtgccagaggcagcagcagcggtcacacttagtccaggaatcaacttttgattcatgcttcgtttcgctcgagagaaaagatgtccatgtgaagtctttagtagacggatcatcatatcatgactaggatgacctatcctatcgtgacaaagtcaatatgtgtctaaatccaagagatcttctctcataactttattggatttaatagctcgaatagtgacatagagtccactagagagacacataaacttctctaagatgtgcctttgttcgcaatcattagaggtatttcAAATGAACTCATttatgttctctacatgcattttcgcatggaatccgttggttattcataggtgcgatttgccctaggagcgttgagactttctgtgacagtaatcaatgtgccatttggcaaggggaacttgggctattccatgtccttgaattaatactgatggcccagccatcgtagtcacaaagtaatatggtcataatcaaaatggagtcataatgaaaagaactcgaaattttattcataagccaatggagtacatcattgtttcttaaccattaggagaatctaatccaaatattagctaatgcaaaacaaaggtatagttgtttgacttctttcggtaactccaaaataaatatgacaaggtgagtagagagatatcGGTGGAGCAAatctcgcttaagtaccacttatctcaaaaccttcctagacatcatactcattttggatgagcctatgtgaagaaaaactaaaccaatgacatatcttggaaaaataaacagaattggcgatctattgatcccagccaaatttatagtcttcaacccttcactctagatcatcttcttgatcttcttgttccacatagtgagcttctcttgcttcacaatatgctttgtaggcggtgacaatttcttcacaagctctacaaatgtgtgcccaatgaccgaatactccacatcgagaacattcATCTCTTTACTCAAAcaccattgattgaggcgctttgaaagcgtcatttagatggctcttagtgttggtggcgccaccaacatggccagaggcgttgcctccctctctctttccacgttgacctcttcagttccttgttcgcctattttggcggttaccttcccaagtagagagattatatggaccaggacgtccagaagtatccttaagattagggtttctctcttggcgccctctcttaggggtgagactataattggattccagaatatgctctgtttccacggatctcgaattatagttcttcacaaggatgttgtcatgcttttcagtgacattcatagctccaatgagctcatgaaaccttgtgatccgtcctgcaataacatcgattcgatagttcttaccaaccatcaatgcagagacggggaaggtagagagagtctcctcaatcaacatcgcatctgtgatctctttaccacagaattccattaagaatTTAATGCGAAGTGTTTTCGAGTTATAggcaagaactgacttgaaatcacagaagcggaggctatgtcatctcacttctaggtcaggaagcagggagtcacggaagttgccaaatctttcttcgagtgagacccacagccttctagggtcttcttcattcatatactcgtactggagcgaatcatccatatgacgagtcattaggatgatggctttcgccttatttgcctctaaggctgctctatttgcttccaaagcttgagcttgctcaacagttagcacgtcctggccaggctcgagaatcgtatccaggattccatcggccttgagatgctggcgaatatcacgaacccacttgtgatatccagagccagttgttcccaatggaacgaagtccagtttgtttaggttactcattctgaaagagaacaagaaattagggtaaGTTTCGGAGCAAAAAAGGCTATcacgaaaacaatagaatttctgagcatagtcgcttccaagaaattagggatttctgagcgtaatcgcttccaagaaatccgattccaaaaggaattggattagatcgaaacaatgatgtgtttgtggtcgatcataacttctcaacaaactctaagtttggaggactctacaagctccaagcttggagtgagcacgaacccccacagttcagttttttggtctcccctatgaagaagaaaggggggggggggtacaagaagggaggttgcaagtccccgagaaaaagaagaaaaactcaaaaacgggaacttttagtaaaacatACCTCTTAGGATTGCAGAGTGTATTCGATCCTTGTTGTAGGATTGCAGATGAGCTTTAGTCCTAAGGGAACagacttgtaggattgcagTGTGGTTCTCGATCCTTGTTATAGGATTGTAGACTGCTATCAATCCTAGTTGCTGAAACTAGTAGATGAGAGGCGCGCGGGGCTGCTGCGCGTTGGGCAGGTGAGGTGTGTTGTTTGCGGTGTATGCTGCGTGCTGGTTGCGACGTTGGGTTGTAGAGATATGATATCGATCCTAAGGTAGGATTGCAACAGATTTGCAATCCTGGTCTGGGCAGATGGTGATGTAGGTGCTCGGTGGATGCGGTGCTTCAAGGGCAAGTGACTGAACTTGTGCGTAGGCTAGTAGCGGCAGAGGCTTGCAGCAGGAATAGGCGCACGGGCGAGCAGCAGAGGTGCACAGCGAATGGCAGTGAACTGGAACaatgatttttgggtttttgtcttcttgaaactagggttagggctcgtgctgataacctgttttagagaaactagaattgagagaaaattgttgtgtattctcattgataaaaggggtctctttatatagaggattacaatgcataaaatttgaatcgtacaaggaaaggtaatcatacattgaatggatatctctaagattctccgagattatctctagttaataaccctattaccactaggtcaagtaacctagagttttggccagacacaaaatagagatttacttgaacatatatatacacggagaggatcgagagcggacgtccgcaatttcgctaaagtgcggacggcgacgcagcagCTCGGCTCGCGGCGCGACGGAGTGGCGGGGcatgccggacggaggccaggggtcggacggacTGGTATGCAatcgggtggagtcgccggcgacgaggtTGCAGCTCTGCATGTCCAGTTGCAGGTCGGGTCGCTGCCTagaaacctgcaaccccgaCCTTCTCCAACCTCAATCGCTGCCCAGACGCGTCTGGGAAGCCTCCgtcctccgtccggcaagctcCGCGCCTCTGTCGCTGCTTGGAACAACctgctgcgtcgccgtccgcactttagcgaaagtgcggacgtccgctgtAGATcggacctatatatatatatatatatatatatatatatatatatatataaggattttctcaggtaaggatgtccttacctaaggtttaggtacggatttggtgttttcacccactttccgatcacattttcacatcttaaccgttcaggttttaggtcctaatgtgtagatcacctctgcaaaatttcagccaaattggtgatcgttaaggcttccaaaactgcaatttacacgaacggaccgaatctgtcgaaccggaaccgttcgtatttataatggtaaattgaagttttggtgccttaacgatcaccaaattggctgaaattttgcagaggtgatctatacattaggacctaaaaactgaacggttaagatgtgaaaatgtgatcggaaagtgggtgaaaacctgaaatccgtacctaaggctaggtaaggacgtccttagtgtagccggactgtatatatatatatatatatatgaggccCATTTTAGAGAGGACCTCATTACTTTAAAAATTTGaggatttttgttattttacacAAGTATGTGACATAATTCAATGATCTCAGCCGTTGGTCAtttagattcctatgcaagaatgatgtctaaaaaaaaaaataaccaaatccataatcatttggtcattcacaattgtgtaaacaaatgtaatccattagataaaattaaaacgaacattgtgctaatcaaatggtttcATATGTGTGTAGATAATTAGCGAATGAGTAGttgtgattattaaaatacatcCTAAAAAGAGAAACATCCTCACTTTTCAAGTTTAAGGAGGTCCTCTTTTGATCCTATATATATTCACTAATTTTAATCACAAATAAATATCTGAGTTGAAAAGATAAAAGTGAAACTAAAGGTAAACATTAGATTCAAAT
Protein-coding regions in this window:
- the LOC133717333 gene encoding uroporphyrinogen-III synthase, chloroplastic-like produces the protein MMLMAMMRILVCTRGKFYLLSMLPNGLPGTPSVKVGVVGAGTTSVFEEVLQSSKKSLSLVFVPSKATAKVLASELPKNRKDKGKVLYPASAKAGNEIDMVIRS